The Dethiosulfovibrio peptidovorans DSM 11002 genome has a window encoding:
- a CDS encoding AEC family transporter has translation MRGFLTILPVVLVMAAGWGLKRLDRMDQRGADQINSVLFWLIMPAILLEAGMDIDVSVFSDWGYISVLYGAFAVVVLSVFAVVSRLGLPKERAAVSVLGAVRSNVVFVGLPLVSTLMGDVGVSALTIYLSIGMIFYNTFPIACAQMAMEGRFSPASVNQALVKALRTPLILAGFTGIMLSVTGIKDTFPQWFFEGLELLTDCGSGMALLVIGASLRLEKLAAGLARSWGDLLVKLVLFPAAMYVGFHLLPPRDPLLARTTVLIASLSPAFNTYILANGMGLDSDYAAEYVATATVVGIVTTAVWIEILF, from the coding sequence ATGAGAGGTTTTCTTACCATACTTCCGGTGGTTTTGGTCATGGCGGCGGGATGGGGGCTGAAGAGGCTCGATAGGATGGACCAGAGGGGAGCGGACCAGATCAACTCGGTCCTGTTTTGGCTGATAATGCCCGCCATTTTGCTGGAGGCGGGGATGGACATAGACGTTTCGGTCTTTTCAGACTGGGGCTATATATCGGTGCTGTACGGCGCCTTCGCGGTGGTGGTACTGTCGGTCTTCGCAGTGGTGTCCCGTTTGGGGCTGCCGAAAGAGAGGGCTGCCGTGTCCGTGCTGGGGGCTGTGAGGAGCAACGTCGTGTTCGTCGGGCTGCCTCTGGTATCGACTCTCATGGGAGATGTGGGAGTCAGCGCCCTGACGATCTATCTGTCCATAGGCATGATCTTCTACAACACCTTCCCCATCGCCTGCGCTCAGATGGCGATGGAGGGCCGTTTTTCCCCGGCGTCGGTCAATCAGGCCCTTGTCAAGGCCTTGCGAACCCCTCTCATCCTGGCCGGTTTCACCGGGATAATGCTGTCGGTCACAGGGATAAAAGATACCTTTCCCCAGTGGTTCTTCGAGGGGCTGGAGCTTCTGACCGACTGCGGCAGCGGCATGGCGCTGCTGGTCATAGGGGCGTCGCTTCGTCTGGAGAAGCTGGCCGCCGGTCTGGCCCGTTCCTGGGGCGATCTTCTGGTTAAGCTGGTGCTGTTTCCCGCAGCGATGTACGTCGGTTTCCATCTTTTGCCTCCCAGAGACCCGCTGTTGGCCAGGACCACCGTGCTGATAGCCTCTCTGTCTCCGGCCTTCAACACCTATATCCTGGCCAACGGCATGGGTCTCGATTCGGACTACGCCGCCGAGTACGTGGCGACCGCTACTGTGGTGGGCATAGTAACCACGGCGGTATGGATAGAGATACTGTTTTAG
- a CDS encoding 2-oxoacid:acceptor oxidoreductase subunit alpha has product MASGKDLSVVICGGAGYGVQTVEDILAKVLKRSGYHVFATREYMSRVRGGNNSTEIRISSTPVDGMVDEIDLLVVLSPGVRENIRRRITQNTVIAADRSSVGEEFEKTDGAFFDVPLGEMAKEAGGAVYANVIAAGLVLGIVDASTDQAEEYFLSRFGKKGDKVVDENRSACGKGLELGRSIADKFPDLAPPKKDDTSSRRVMNGVQAVSLGAIAGGCDFVTAYPMSPATGVLAFAAQNASDFGLAVEQVEDEISAVNMAVGASYAGASPMVTTSGGGFSLMYEGFSLAGVAETPLVVHLAQRPGPATGMATRTEQGDLNLAVHAGHGEFPRLVLAPGTIEEAYSLTARAFEIAHRYQVQSVVMTDQYLLNTFRDVDPDDLIAAKPDKCLVTSGPGYRRYEDVPNGVSPRSVPGLGKGIVGCDSHEHDEEGHVFEDFDLRVRMSDKRFRKGELLKEDFVPADIRGPENWTRLVLCWGSTGPIVSEALRDLKLPDTALMRVRQIWPVAEDVAAAVERADELIFVEGNHDGQLENLIKSVTGRSAQGHLRNYCGLQFSVEQVRMGLSEILG; this is encoded by the coding sequence ATGGCTTCCGGAAAAGACCTCTCCGTCGTCATCTGCGGCGGAGCCGGATACGGAGTTCAGACCGTGGAGGACATACTGGCCAAGGTCCTCAAGAGATCGGGATACCACGTCTTCGCCACCAGGGAGTACATGTCCCGGGTCAGAGGAGGCAACAACTCGACGGAGATAAGGATATCCTCGACCCCGGTGGACGGGATGGTGGACGAAATAGACCTGCTCGTCGTGCTCAGCCCCGGAGTGAGGGAGAACATAAGGCGCAGAATAACCCAAAACACCGTGATAGCGGCGGACCGATCGTCCGTAGGAGAGGAATTCGAAAAAACGGACGGCGCCTTTTTCGATGTTCCCCTCGGAGAGATGGCCAAAGAGGCGGGAGGAGCCGTCTATGCCAACGTCATCGCCGCCGGGCTTGTCCTGGGAATTGTGGACGCCTCGACCGACCAGGCGGAGGAGTACTTCCTCTCCCGATTCGGCAAAAAGGGAGACAAGGTAGTGGACGAAAACCGCTCCGCCTGCGGAAAAGGGCTGGAGCTGGGTAGAAGTATAGCGGATAAATTCCCCGATCTGGCCCCTCCTAAAAAGGACGACACCTCCAGCAGAAGGGTAATGAACGGCGTACAGGCCGTCTCGCTTGGGGCCATAGCCGGGGGATGCGACTTCGTGACCGCCTATCCCATGTCGCCCGCCACGGGCGTCCTTGCCTTCGCAGCCCAAAACGCCTCCGACTTCGGCCTGGCGGTGGAGCAGGTGGAGGACGAGATATCCGCCGTGAACATGGCGGTAGGAGCGTCCTACGCCGGGGCGAGCCCTATGGTGACAACCTCAGGGGGAGGGTTTTCCCTGATGTACGAGGGCTTCAGCCTGGCCGGGGTGGCGGAGACCCCCCTGGTGGTGCACCTGGCCCAGAGACCCGGCCCCGCCACGGGAATGGCCACCAGGACCGAACAGGGAGACCTGAACCTCGCCGTCCACGCGGGACACGGCGAGTTCCCCAGGCTGGTGCTGGCACCGGGAACCATAGAGGAGGCCTATAGCCTGACGGCCAGAGCCTTCGAGATAGCCCACCGGTATCAGGTACAGTCAGTAGTGATGACCGACCAGTACCTTCTCAACACCTTCAGAGACGTCGACCCCGACGACCTGATCGCAGCGAAGCCGGACAAGTGCCTTGTGACCTCTGGGCCGGGATACAGAAGATACGAGGACGTCCCGAACGGGGTATCCCCCAGGAGCGTACCGGGACTGGGCAAAGGAATCGTTGGGTGCGACAGCCACGAACACGACGAGGAAGGCCACGTCTTCGAGGATTTCGACCTGAGGGTTAGGATGTCGGACAAACGTTTCAGAAAAGGGGAACTCCTGAAAGAAGACTTCGTCCCCGCCGACATCCGGGGCCCGGAAAACTGGACCAGGCTCGTCCTATGCTGGGGCTCGACGGGACCGATAGTCTCGGAGGCCCTGAGAGATCTGAAACTTCCCGATACCGCCCTCATGAGGGTCCGGCAGATCTGGCCCGTGGCGGAGGACGTCGCTGCCGCGGTGGAGAGGGCCGACGAGCTGATATTCGTGGAGGGCAATCACGACGGCCAGCTGGAGAACCTGATCAAATCGGTTACGGGACGTTCCGCCCAGGGACACCTCAGGAACTACTGCGGCCTTCAGTTCTCGGTGGAGCAGGTCCGAATGGGCCTCTCCGAAATACTCGGTTAG
- a CDS encoding serine dehydratase subunit alpha family protein — protein sequence MFTIKEFLRQEVKPALGCTEPGAVALAVARATEALRAPVESVSVTVSDSIFKNGVAVGIPGTGGLRGNVIAAALAVVCGRSDYGLEVLKDLTEEDIRSAKTMVSENRVSLEADMARHGVYVRAVVSGERHESTCVIEDSHTGIVSVEKDGETIFKKEKGNSSASKARSVSSQVAEMDYRELVKLAEKLDDEDVDTVMAGVDMNLKIADYGLAHDVGLNLGSTVRSMAGDFFDRDLAARIRSYAAAAADARMDGASLPVMSSAGSGNHGITAILPVYVAADFHGKSRRETAEAIAFSHLSTSYIKSRMGRLSPVCGCAVAAGAGAASGIVRLLGGSVELSIKAMEIVLGNLVGMVCDGAKETCALKVSTGAAEAYLAAMTVLGGNHLKGAQGVVDPSDIAKTVENAVALNVKGMKDVDSVIIDIISNWTC from the coding sequence ATGTTCACTATCAAGGAGTTTCTGCGTCAAGAGGTAAAACCTGCATTAGGGTGTACCGAGCCCGGAGCCGTGGCCTTGGCCGTGGCCCGGGCGACCGAGGCCTTGAGAGCCCCGGTGGAGTCGGTGTCCGTCACGGTCAGCGACAGCATATTCAAGAACGGGGTGGCTGTGGGGATCCCCGGAACCGGAGGTCTGAGGGGTAACGTGATAGCGGCGGCTCTGGCGGTCGTCTGCGGCAGATCGGACTACGGCCTGGAGGTGTTGAAGGACCTCACCGAAGAGGACATCCGATCGGCGAAGACGATGGTGTCGGAAAATCGGGTCTCCCTGGAGGCCGACATGGCCAGACACGGAGTCTACGTCAGGGCGGTCGTCTCCGGAGAGAGACACGAATCGACCTGCGTCATAGAGGACAGCCACACTGGGATAGTCTCGGTGGAGAAAGACGGAGAGACGATCTTCAAAAAGGAAAAAGGGAACTCCTCCGCCTCGAAGGCCCGCTCCGTATCCTCCCAGGTGGCGGAAATGGACTACCGGGAGCTGGTGAAGCTGGCCGAAAAGCTGGACGACGAGGACGTGGATACCGTCATGGCCGGGGTGGACATGAACCTGAAGATAGCCGACTACGGCCTTGCCCACGACGTAGGACTCAACCTGGGAAGTACGGTCAGGTCCATGGCGGGAGACTTCTTCGACCGAGACCTGGCTGCCAGGATAAGGAGCTACGCGGCGGCGGCGGCCGACGCCAGAATGGACGGCGCCTCCCTCCCCGTAATGAGCAGCGCCGGAAGCGGCAATCACGGTATAACCGCGATCCTCCCCGTGTACGTGGCAGCCGACTTTCACGGAAAGAGCCGGAGGGAAACGGCGGAGGCAATAGCCTTCAGCCACCTCAGCACTAGCTACATAAAGAGCCGTATGGGACGGCTGAGCCCCGTATGCGGCTGCGCCGTCGCGGCCGGGGCGGGAGCTGCATCGGGAATAGTCAGGCTCCTGGGCGGATCGGTGGAGCTCTCCATAAAGGCAATGGAGATCGTCCTGGGAAACCTGGTGGGGATGGTCTGCGACGGAGCCAAGGAGACCTGCGCCCTCAAGGTGTCCACCGGAGCCGCCGAGGCATACCTGGCAGCCATGACCGTCCTCGGAGGTAACCATCTCAAGGGCGCCCAGGGCGTGGTGGACCCCTCCGACATAGCCAAGACGGTCGAAAATGCGGTGGCCCTGAACGTAAAGGGAATGAAGGACGTCGACTCGGTCATCATCGACATCATCTCAAATTGGACCTGTTGA
- a CDS encoding ABC transporter substrate-binding protein — protein sequence MKRSAFSVFALAGLLMIATASVAIAQDTLTVAMAQDAKTLDPHGSNDLASNTVMNQIYQNLLVLDSEGKLVPQLAESYEQLDGKTYRFKLRKGVLFHNGEELKASDVVYSFKRAISPKGSAVSTYASAIDPEGFETPDDYTVIIRTKEENTPFVASLSHVGFGCIINEKATEEAGDDYGQHPVGTGPYRFVSWAKGDRIVLERFDKFSGPAPAAETMVIRPITEATTRTIELETGAVDIALDITPNDMKRVEENDDLRLLRKVGNMTSYIGINTAKAPFDDIRVRRAISLAIDAEGICDVVFQGVGSLPKSPMSPGVMYYDDGQKAQGYDVEAAKKLLEEAGATGMKIQIWTSDRKDRVDTATFAQAMLLEVGIEAEIKVLEWGAFLEGLKAGQHDLFVLGWIPSVPDPSFALDACFTTGSVWNFSRVSDPSIDELLKKGKTIPNGEERASVYGELQSKINEYLPWVYIQNNEFLIGTGKSVKDFEPSSNGVHHLYEVAFEE from the coding sequence ATGAAACGCAGTGCTTTTTCGGTTTTTGCCTTGGCGGGGCTTCTGATGATCGCCACGGCGTCCGTAGCGATCGCCCAGGATACCCTTACGGTGGCTATGGCTCAGGACGCCAAGACGCTCGATCCTCATGGATCCAACGACCTGGCCTCCAACACCGTGATGAACCAGATCTATCAGAATCTTCTCGTGCTCGATTCCGAGGGCAAGTTGGTTCCCCAGCTGGCGGAGAGCTACGAGCAGCTCGACGGCAAGACCTACCGGTTCAAGCTGAGAAAGGGTGTGCTGTTTCACAACGGCGAGGAGCTCAAGGCTTCCGACGTGGTCTACTCCTTTAAACGGGCCATCTCTCCCAAGGGATCGGCGGTCAGCACCTATGCGTCGGCCATAGACCCCGAGGGATTCGAGACCCCCGACGACTACACTGTGATCATACGCACCAAGGAGGAGAACACTCCCTTCGTGGCGTCCCTGTCTCACGTGGGATTCGGCTGCATCATAAACGAGAAGGCCACGGAGGAGGCTGGCGACGACTACGGTCAGCATCCGGTGGGTACCGGTCCCTATCGTTTCGTGAGCTGGGCCAAGGGAGATCGGATCGTACTGGAGAGGTTCGATAAATTCTCCGGTCCCGCTCCTGCGGCGGAGACAATGGTGATTCGCCCCATAACCGAGGCGACCACCAGGACCATCGAGCTGGAGACCGGAGCGGTGGACATCGCCCTGGACATAACCCCTAACGATATGAAGAGGGTGGAGGAGAACGACGACCTCCGGCTTCTCCGCAAGGTCGGCAACATGACCAGCTACATCGGGATCAACACCGCCAAGGCTCCCTTCGACGATATCAGGGTTCGCAGGGCCATAAGCCTGGCGATAGATGCGGAGGGAATCTGCGACGTGGTCTTCCAGGGGGTCGGCAGCCTTCCCAAGAGCCCCATGTCTCCCGGAGTGATGTATTACGACGACGGTCAGAAAGCTCAGGGCTACGACGTGGAGGCGGCCAAGAAGCTCCTCGAGGAGGCCGGAGCCACTGGGATGAAGATACAGATCTGGACCAGCGATAGGAAGGACAGAGTCGACACCGCCACCTTTGCCCAGGCGATGCTTCTCGAGGTCGGAATAGAGGCGGAGATAAAGGTCCTCGAGTGGGGAGCTTTCCTGGAGGGACTCAAGGCGGGGCAGCACGATCTCTTCGTCCTCGGCTGGATCCCCTCGGTTCCCGATCCCTCATTCGCGCTTGACGCCTGCTTCACCACCGGCTCGGTGTGGAACTTCTCCAGGGTTTCCGACCCCTCAATCGACGAACTGCTCAAGAAGGGCAAGACGATCCCCAACGGGGAGGAGCGTGCGTCGGTCTACGGCGAGCTTCAGTCCAAGATCAACGAGTACCTTCCCTGGGTCTACATCCAGAACAACGAGTTCCTTATAGGAACGGGAAAATCGGTCAAGGATTTCGAGCCCTCGTCCAACGGGGTGCATCACCTCTACGAGGTCGCCTTTGAGGAGTAA